From Acidothermus cellulolyticus 11B, a single genomic window includes:
- a CDS encoding prepilin-type N-terminal cleavage/methylation domain-containing protein, with translation MRSRERLPRDREAGLTLVEMLVSMAVFSILIVISIALYMMMIRNTTAETQRGTANDQVRLAVWDIERQVRSGNVLYNPSTDAKGNPIVLVYTQANGIEQCVEWRYDVAAQALETRSWSTTYLLDGRVSQWQTVAINIVNDITKPNQAPFVLNSAAGYGGRLLDLHFFARGGANGGQPAEITASVAGRNTSYGYSPNLCLPIPPG, from the coding sequence ATGAGGAGTCGGGAACGTCTACCGCGGGATCGGGAAGCCGGTCTCACGCTCGTCGAGATGCTTGTCTCGATGGCGGTCTTCAGCATCCTCATTGTCATCAGCATTGCGCTCTACATGATGATGATTCGGAATACCACGGCCGAGACGCAGCGCGGAACCGCTAATGATCAGGTGAGGCTCGCCGTCTGGGATATCGAACGACAAGTGCGGTCCGGGAACGTCCTGTACAACCCCAGCACCGACGCCAAGGGTAATCCCATCGTTCTTGTGTACACGCAAGCGAACGGGATTGAGCAGTGTGTGGAGTGGCGGTACGACGTTGCCGCGCAAGCCTTGGAGACCCGCAGCTGGTCGACGACGTACCTGCTCGACGGCCGGGTCAGTCAATGGCAGACCGTAGCGATTAATATCGTGAACGATATTACGAAACCCAATCAGGCGCCTTTTGTGCTGAACAGTGCCGCAGGTTACGGCGGCCGGCTCCTCGATCTGCATTTCTTTGCCCGAGGCGGGGCGAATGGCGGACAACCGGCGGAAATTACCGCGTCGGTAGCGGGGCGTAACACGTCTTACGGCTATAGCCCTAACCTGTGCCTCCCGATTCCGCCGGGCTGA